The genomic DNA AAGATCGTCTTGAAAATGGTGATGTTACTGTGAGGATGTCTATCAATGCATTGTCTCGTCATTCTCAGAGACTCTGGGATTAAGACTGTAGGAGAGATAAATAATATTCTGTTTGAGGGAGGACAAATAAAACAAAGCGACATTCATTATTCAGATTTAAATAATTTTAAACCTGGATGTCATTTTTGTATTGTTTCATTGATTATGTAAGGGGCTATGTGTTCTACggaaaaaaaagatatatataatTGCTGCACTTAATTCGTTGACCTGTTTTTTATTGATAGTTATTTGATAAAACggtgctgattcatgatttcgactggctgaggaAAGCTGCCTGCCTcccttacaacaacaaaaatgtgcaGTCAGAGTGCACTGTAGTTCTTCTGCAATTACTgcatccaaaataccacagtcaaTTTTTTTGTAAGGAGtgtctgtctcatcccgactCCTGACTTgctcattactatgggacagctggagatcgaatttgaatattgaaacaatgttgcaaatgttggagagacagacagcaaggtttatacaaatctccgctgttgaaaactaaatgttattcTAAAATAAATGTGAGATACTGTCTAGATTATTTTTATAGTGGATTtaaagtttataaattgcctggctgagctgatgagacagtggattgcgcagtcagatgtaacagagtaaataggcattttaatgtcaaagatttagccggtggtaacttgtggaatagacatctgctggaatgcggttttaaccaatcagcattcaggattagacccacccttTGTATAAAGGGAAATAATGCAttctctagaatgcccttcaagccaatcagaaacaagtattcaacaaAGCCATTATATAAAGCCCTTTATACTAGTCTATGATATCAAAAGGTTAAAccataaaatacaaaaaatacaaattaaaaaaGCGATACATAATGATACAAAATATTTTGTAATATCAATATTTGTATCAATGTATATTAATTAATCATACATTtaattattaatttatttgctaAATTCACGACAATCAGTAATAGAAATGATTGGGATTTAAAAACTGTAAAAATCTTAGTGAAACAACCCAAATATTTTCACACTAGGAAGTGACATCATGTTTTGTCAACATGCTAAAGGCACGCCTCCTTCATAGCAATGAGGAGGGCATGAGATAAACCTTGGCACattctgagacagacagacagacagacagacagacagacagacagacagacagacagacagacagacagacagacagacagacagacagacagacattcaaTTGACTGCTACTGTGCTAAATTCAGGATTGTCATCTGCATGAATATGACTTCTCCACGGACTGACGGATTTGGATTCTCTCTCAATAGCAACAGAGCGTCGGGACCCAGCTGGGGAGTGTTTTGTCGAGCTCTGCTCTGCTGGCGAGTTGCAGAGCacagggaggtagagaaggaatAAAAAACCTTGCATACACTTCAGCCGTGTTACTGTTGGATTGTATATCCTTTTAGATTAGCAGCAGATCAGATCGACAGGCATTCCCACTtaataaaccttgctgtctgtctctccgaaaTTTGCAACATTGTGACAAATGGAGGGATGTAACAATTTCCCTCTTCACTTGATCTGCCTGAGACTGACTTACCCCGGCGTGTATCCTTTTGTTTCAGAGACCCAGGCGTCCTCCTCAGTCAATCCCCCAAGATCGACTGTGGGTTAACCCGGCGGACAGAGCCCCCTCCCCCTGTCTGTGCCCCCAGTTTCTCTCTATTCCTGCTTCGTTATAGTTTCTATTTACCTTTGCCAGACCACCCTAATCTTTCTGCTAAGgtctctttcattctccctctATCTAGCTCGCtcactctctttcgctctctccctcccacttctTGCCATCTCCCTCCCCTAGCTTCTTCAAAGCCAGCAGTGCTCTATTCTATCCAGGATGCTTGCTACATGATATCTCGGAACACAGCGTTCGACGCTGCTCTCTCGCTGCCTGATGCCGGAGCTGTCTCAGATTTTAATCTCAAGAACGGCAGGATGCTCCTGCACAGGGATTGATCCCCCCCTTTTCCCTCTCgttctccccttcccctcccctttcctAATCTCCCGCCCTCTGACCCTCACCCCAGCTTCTCTTTCCCGACACCTCTGCCCATTCTTTCTCACCCCAagcctcctctgcccctctctgctcTTACCCCCTTGACCATGTTGCCATGTGTCTGCTGGCTCCAGCCTCTCCTCGTCTTGCTGTCCTCTGTCTTACGGGCTCAGGGGGAAAACTGTCCAGCAAGCTGCCTGTGCCCGGACCCCCACACTGTGGACTGCAGCGGCCGTGGACTCACCCGTCTTCCTGATGAAATCCCCTTGGACGTCCGCAGGCTCCTTCTGTCTGACAACTGTATCCCCCGCATTCCCTCTGACTTCCTAGTGCTCTACAGTGACCTGGTCTACCTGGACTTACGGAACAACTCTTTGTCCCACATCGAGCCGGGCACCCTCAGCACCTCTTCCAGACTGGTGTTTCTGGACTTGGGCAGCAACAACCTGACTGAGATCCCCTCGGGGACCTTTGGGCAGTCCCGTAGCCTGATCAAACTCCGCCTGGGCAATAACCCCTATCTGAGCAGGGTCAACGAGGATGCATTCCTGGGCCTCACCTCCCTGCGTGAACTGGAGCTGGAGCGTAACGCCCTGTCTAGCCTTCAGGTGGGGGCGCTGAGCCAGTTGCCCTCTTTACGGGTGGTGAGACTGGAGGGCAACCCTTGGGTGTGCAACTGCAACTTTGCCAACCTGTTTGGATGGCTGGAGGAAAACAGTCAAAAGCTTCCAAATGGTAAGTGTTTTCATCAGGGGGATGTTAGTTTACTTACAGCTGGCTTGGCCTAAATAAAGGAAAGTCATGCAACATTAAGATTATATTATCTCAGCAAATCCTCTGCCATGCCATTGCTGTGTGTTCTATTTATATTTTTCGAGTAGAAAGAGGAACCCCTTCCTCTGCTCTAATTTTGgctccctctttcttttcctGCCCTAACCCACAGTACCAGGGAGAGTAATGAAAGACAATGAAAGACGAGCTCTAGGGGGAAACCTTCAGGGGGATGGTCTCAGATACATTTCACTACAGACTGTCTGCAGCTTCATCCACATCAGcaaaacaaacacaacaacagAAAGTCAACACCTCACGTTTACAATTCTGCTTGAGCATGAGATTTATGTTAccgtggttgtgtgtgtagtgtactgtccAAGCCAAACACCTGCCTCTTCCCTCAGGCCAGTGGTCTATCAATGTTTCACTAAATCAATCAATTAGTGAGTGCTGTTTGTATGACCACTGTAACCAagctcgccctccctctctccttcctggtgGTGGAAGCTGGAGCCCATCCAGTCTTTTACTATTGTGTTTCTGCCTGGGGGAGTTAGGTAACGTTACGGCACTGATGTGTTGGCgcgggccccctctctctctgtgtgtctcagggACACTCTCAGAATGTGTGCACGGCACACGAATAGGAAAAACAACAAAAGACAAAGGGGATTACAATTCTCCCACAGGAGTGTGTATCACACAAAGGGTAACGTCTGCTTACATGGAGATGATTAGACTGAACATCCGATCCCAGCAGCTATTGTTGTGGGATTCATGTGTTTATAATGCAGAGGGAAACAAAGCTTAATTGTAGAGATTTGCATTTCTTCCACTCTTTTCAAGGTAGAAACGTAACAAACCTCAGGCTACAGGATACACCGTAGCCAACTATCCAATCCAATAGATTCATATTTTAGAACTTTCAGATTTGACTCCACATTACTCCAATCACCATTTCTTGTATTTAGATAAACTAACGAGCCACATGTTGTTTGCTTGACATCACATTTGAATAGTATTTAGATGTTGTCCTTGAAAATGCAAATATTGTCCTTATATATCTGTTGATGTCTATTCATAATAATCATTCAAGCAAGACTGTGTATAGCCCACCAGATAATACTATATAGAACCACAAACATGTAGGACACTTTGTTGTTAGAATATTATGGTCCAATAGTTCAGGTGTGCTGAATCTAGCTCCCCAAATGATATGTTTCACACTGTGAATGTA from Oncorhynchus keta strain PuntledgeMale-10-30-2019 chromosome 10, Oket_V2, whole genome shotgun sequence includes the following:
- the LOC118388478 gene encoding leucine-rich repeat-containing protein 38-like isoform X1; the protein is MLPCVCWLQPLLVLLSSVLRAQGENCPASCLCPDPHTVDCSGRGLTRLPDEIPLDVRRLLLSDNCIPRIPSDFLVLYSDLVYLDLRNNSLSHIEPGTLSTSSRLVFLDLGSNNLTEIPSGTFGQSRSLIKLRLGNNPYLSRVNEDAFLGLTSLRELELERNALSSLQVGALSQLPSLRVVRLEGNPWVCNCNFANLFGWLEENSQKLPNVPGRVMKDNERRALGGNLQGDGLRYISLQTVCSFIHISKTNTTTESQHLTFTILLEHEIYVTVVVCVVYCPSQTPASSLRPVVYQCFTKSIN
- the LOC118388478 gene encoding leucine-rich repeat-containing protein 38-like isoform X2, whose protein sequence is MLPCVCWLQPLLVLLSSVLRAQGENCPASCLCPDPHTVDCSGRGLTRLPDEIPLDVRRLLLSDNCIPRIPSDFLVLYSDLVYLDLRNNSLSHIEPGTLSTSSRLVFLDLGSNNLTEIPSGTFGQSRSLIKLRLGNNPYLSRVNEDAFLGLTSLRELELERNALSSLQVGALSQLPSLRVVRLEGNPWVCNCNFANLFGWLEENSQKLPNGVEGMECTLPMDGRRVSLSQLSQDSFRECQITLTLTDLLIIIFSGISVSVVAIMTSFFLASIVHCFQRTSKTTKGDEEESEE